From the genome of Scytonema hofmannii PCC 7110, one region includes:
- a CDS encoding Uma2 family endonuclease: protein MLTVKDLEQLQVEHPEWQMELVDGSIVVMGPSDYESEEIGSRLLTFLNMWVMPRKLGRVTGSSAGFILPGLDINANNGASTNLRAPDVSFVRAERLKKTKRDFVELVPDLMVEVKSKSDRIKPLVEKIQLFLQLGCSVGILIDPDKLTVSVYRHNQDPALLKDDDKLTLPDLLPGWEISVSELWPPEFE, encoded by the coding sequence ATGTTAACTGTTAAAGATTTAGAGCAATTGCAAGTAGAGCATCCAGAGTGGCAAATGGAACTAGTAGATGGGAGTATTGTGGTTATGGGTCCGTCGGATTATGAGTCAGAAGAAATTGGCTCTCGTTTGCTCACATTTTTAAATATGTGGGTTATGCCTAGAAAATTGGGACGAGTGACTGGTTCGAGTGCTGGATTTATCCTGCCCGGTCTTGACATAAATGCTAATAATGGAGCTAGTACAAATTTGCGTGCTCCTGATGTATCGTTTGTACGAGCTGAACGCTTGAAGAAAACTAAGCGCGATTTTGTAGAACTCGTACCCGATTTGATGGTAGAGGTCAAATCTAAATCCGATCGCATCAAGCCATTAGTAGAGAAAATTCAGCTATTCCTGCAACTTGGATGTAGTGTTGGTATCCTGATTGACCCCGATAAATTGACGGTGAGTGTTTACCGACACAACCAAGACCCCGCACTACTGAAAGATGATGATAAACTGACACTACCAGACTTGCTGCCGGGATGGGAAATCTCAGTATCAGAACTTTGGCCTCCAGAATTCGAGTAA
- a CDS encoding cation:proton antiporter translates to MQEDFRLIVDLVSVLTVAACGGLLAALLRQPVLLGYLIGGMVVGPTGLGLIKEVIQVETLAQFGVAFLLFALGVEFSFAELKKVKNIALGGGGLQIALTILVTVVVCGVTGAWATLPAKGIFLGAILSLSSTAVVLKCLMERNETETPHGQVMLGILIVQDLALGLMIAVLPALHQPGESIAVAVLLALLKIGLFAAGAIVAGIWLIPPLLRLLARTESRELFLLGVVALCLGIALLTAYLGLSIEMGAFVAGLMISEVEYADQTLSYVEPLRDIFASLFFASIGMLIDPMFLWNNLELILGLVALVFVGKFIIITPLVRLFRYPLKTALIAGLGLAQIGEFSFVLASEGQKLGLVSRRIYLLILGTTAVTLVLTPFVLRSVPILFDWIESVPWLKSFLSDEGKPLEVTKELSLKDHVVVCGYGRVGRNLVKLLLSRELPVVVIDQSETRIQQLRDAGIPYVYGNCVSLHVLETAGVNTARGMAIALPDPMSTRLCLKRALELSPDLDVVVRATNDKSIEVLYQLGAREVVQPEFEASLEMVAYILTEVGLSPVLVQRQMQEIRNSHYLDLRPVRTAFEVSRDLQQATQDLNKRWYPLPYDSPLIGMSLEEADMRYLTGVSLMAIRREGGEEIDFPSLETKLEEGDRLLIVGSDSELAALNEFAKGHVAVPGENSACQWVAVSTDSSVVGKTLADLDTYNQYGIKVQAMRRDGKFIRFPNDSMDLQARDQVLVCGSLVAVNQLVQLLAPETLAPLPLPVVKAGEADALKEFLPTDSLLD, encoded by the coding sequence GTGCAGGAAGATTTTAGGCTGATAGTTGATTTAGTTTCGGTTTTGACCGTAGCTGCTTGTGGTGGTCTGCTGGCTGCGCTTTTGCGACAACCCGTTTTACTGGGGTATCTCATTGGCGGAATGGTCGTTGGACCAACCGGACTGGGACTGATTAAAGAAGTCATTCAAGTAGAAACTTTGGCTCAGTTCGGAGTTGCCTTTCTATTGTTTGCTTTGGGTGTGGAGTTTTCGTTTGCGGAACTCAAAAAAGTCAAAAATATTGCCCTTGGAGGTGGTGGGCTACAGATTGCCCTGACAATTTTAGTTACAGTTGTGGTTTGCGGGGTGACTGGGGCTTGGGCAACTTTGCCGGCTAAGGGTATATTTTTAGGGGCAATCTTATCTCTATCTTCCACAGCAGTTGTCTTGAAATGCTTGATGGAGCGTAATGAAACAGAAACGCCCCACGGACAAGTAATGTTGGGTATTTTGATAGTACAGGATTTGGCACTGGGGCTGATGATTGCGGTCTTACCAGCGCTCCATCAACCAGGGGAATCTATTGCTGTAGCCGTACTCTTAGCGCTGTTAAAAATTGGGTTATTTGCTGCAGGTGCTATTGTTGCTGGAATTTGGCTGATCCCACCTTTGTTACGATTGCTAGCCCGCACTGAAAGTCGAGAATTATTTTTGTTAGGAGTGGTGGCGCTGTGTTTGGGTATCGCTCTGCTAACAGCGTATTTGGGGCTTTCTATTGAGATGGGGGCATTTGTTGCAGGTTTGATGATTTCGGAGGTGGAATACGCTGACCAAACTTTATCATACGTGGAGCCACTGAGAGATATTTTTGCCAGTTTGTTCTTTGCTTCTATTGGGATGTTGATTGACCCAATGTTTTTATGGAACAATTTGGAACTGATTCTGGGGCTAGTGGCACTAGTATTTGTAGGAAAGTTCATAATTATAACACCATTGGTAAGATTGTTTCGTTATCCGTTAAAAACGGCGTTAATTGCTGGATTGGGATTGGCTCAAATTGGAGAATTTTCCTTTGTGCTTGCCAGTGAAGGACAAAAACTGGGGCTGGTTTCCCGACGGATATATTTATTGATATTGGGAACAACTGCAGTGACACTAGTGCTTACCCCATTTGTGCTGCGTTCGGTTCCGATTTTATTTGATTGGATAGAGTCAGTCCCTTGGCTAAAGAGCTTTTTAAGTGATGAGGGTAAGCCTTTAGAAGTTACCAAAGAATTGTCACTGAAAGATCATGTGGTGGTTTGCGGTTATGGGCGAGTGGGACGAAACTTAGTTAAGTTATTGCTTTCTCGCGAGTTGCCTGTTGTCGTGATCGATCAGTCGGAAACAAGAATTCAGCAATTGCGGGACGCTGGAATTCCTTACGTATATGGCAATTGTGTGAGTCTTCACGTTTTAGAAACTGCTGGGGTAAACACTGCACGAGGAATGGCGATCGCACTACCTGACCCCATGAGCACTCGTCTTTGCCTGAAACGGGCTTTGGAATTATCTCCCGATTTGGATGTTGTTGTTCGTGCCACTAATGATAAGAGTATAGAGGTACTTTACCAACTTGGCGCAAGAGAAGTTGTGCAGCCAGAATTTGAGGCTAGTTTGGAAATGGTAGCTTACATTCTCACAGAAGTGGGCTTATCACCTGTACTGGTGCAGCGACAAATGCAAGAAATTCGCAACAGTCATTATTTAGACCTAAGACCCGTGCGTACTGCTTTTGAGGTTTCTCGCGATTTGCAACAAGCCACTCAAGACCTCAACAAGCGCTGGTATCCCCTACCATATGATTCACCTCTCATTGGTATGTCCTTGGAAGAAGCCGATATGCGTTACTTAACGGGGGTTAGTTTGATGGCTATTCGCCGCGAAGGAGGTGAAGAAATTGACTTTCCTTCTCTGGAAACCAAATTGGAAGAGGGCGATCGCTTGTTAATCGTGGGTTCTGATAGTGAACTTGCTGCCTTAAATGAATTTGCCAAAGGACATGTTGCTGTTCCCGGTGAAAACAGTGCCTGTCAATGGGTTGCGGTTAGTACTGACTCTTCAGTGGTTGGTAAAACCCTAGCAGATTTGGATACCTACAATCAATATGGGATCAAAGTGCAGGCAATGCGACGAGATGGAAAATTTATCCGCTTTCCTAATGACAGTATGGATTTACAAGCTCGCGACCAAGTTTTGGTCTGTGGTAGCTTAGTCGCTGTCAATCAACTCGTACAGTTGCTTGCACCGGAAACTTTAGCACCTTTGCCCTTACCAGTGGTAAAAGCTGGTGAAGCGGACGCACTTAAAGAGTTTCTCCCCACGGATAGCTTACTGGATTAA
- a CDS encoding Hfq-related RNA-binding protein yields the protein MITEFDTSLPSIRQVQNLIKEGASVQIKLLTGDLLTGKMIWQDVQCLCYVDDHNQQITVWKQAISYIKPIM from the coding sequence ATGATTACTGAATTTGATACCTCTCTGCCTAGTATTCGACAAGTACAAAACCTGATTAAGGAAGGTGCGTCTGTCCAAATCAAACTGCTAACTGGTGACTTACTTACCGGGAAAATGATATGGCAAGACGTGCAGTGTTTGTGTTATGTAGACGACCACAACCAGCAGATAACTGTTTGGAAGCAGGCGATCTCCTATATCAAACCAATAATGTAG
- the dapF gene encoding diaminopimelate epimerase — protein sequence MAIEFTKYHGLGNDFILIDNRSSSTPAITPEQAIKLCDRHFGIGADGVIFALPGENGNDYTMRIFNSDGSEPEMCGNGIRCLAAFLADLEGTQRKSDKYAIHTLGGVMTPQLMSDGQVKVDMGLPRLLAGEIPTTLAPDDEKVIAQPIQVAGKTWDVTCVSMGNPHCITFVEDVAAIPLEAIGPQFENHPVFPRRTNTEFIEVVSRDYVKMRVWERGAGITLACGTGACASLVAGVLTGRCDRTATVELPGGPLYIEWSEVDRRVYMTGPAERVFTGKID from the coding sequence ATGGCAATCGAATTTACTAAGTATCATGGTTTGGGTAATGACTTTATCCTGATTGACAATCGCTCGTCATCTACGCCCGCGATTACACCAGAACAAGCAATTAAGTTATGCGATCGCCACTTTGGTATCGGTGCTGATGGCGTCATTTTTGCATTACCAGGAGAAAATGGTAATGACTATACCATGCGGATTTTTAACTCCGATGGTTCAGAACCAGAAATGTGTGGTAATGGTATTCGCTGTTTGGCTGCTTTCTTAGCTGATTTGGAAGGAACTCAGAGGAAAAGTGACAAATATGCCATTCATACACTGGGTGGTGTGATGACACCTCAACTGATGTCGGATGGTCAAGTTAAAGTAGATATGGGGCTTCCGAGATTACTTGCTGGTGAAATTCCTACAACTCTCGCTCCCGATGACGAAAAAGTTATTGCTCAACCGATACAAGTTGCAGGAAAAACTTGGGATGTTACCTGTGTTAGTATGGGTAACCCTCACTGCATTACTTTTGTAGAAGATGTCGCTGCTATTCCTCTGGAAGCGATCGGTCCGCAGTTTGAAAACCACCCCGTATTTCCTCGACGGACAAATACAGAATTTATTGAAGTTGTCAGTCGTGACTACGTGAAAATGCGCGTGTGGGAACGCGGTGCTGGTATAACTTTAGCTTGTGGTACTGGTGCTTGTGCATCATTGGTAGCTGGGGTGTTGACAGGAAGATGCGATCGCACAGCCACTGTGGAACTTCCTGGAGGACCCTTGTACATCGAATGGTCAGAAGTAGATCGACGGGTTTACATGACCGGACCAGCCGAGCGAGTTTTTACCGGGAAAATCGATTAA
- a CDS encoding lamin tail domain-containing protein yields the protein MADLYFSEYIEGSSNNKALEIYNSTGSAIDLAVENYVVQYYFNGSTTAGLTINLTGTVANGDVFVLAQSSANSTILAQADLTNGAGWFNGDDAIVLRKGGVNGTIIDSIGQIGMDPGTEWGTGLTSTADNTLRRKTSVTMGDTNPNDAFDPSTEWDGFPTDTFDNLGTYGGLPPSTLSLSVSPTSFSEAAGNNAATATVTRTGSTTNELTVTLTSSDTTEATVPTSVVIAAGQASATFAVTAVDDAIADGSQNVSLTATATEFGSSTTNVTVTDNDAPAVRIRDIQGTAHTSPLNGQLVSNVAGVVTALRSNGFYLQDPNPDNNDATSEGIFVFTSSTPTIAVGNSVLVSGRVSEFRPGGASTGNLTTTQISSPTITTVSTGNALPAPIILGNGGRAIPTQVISDDAANGNVENSGTVFDPAQDGIDFYESLEGMQVQVNNAVAVGPTNNFGEIPVLADNGANASVRTSRGGIIIQPGDFNPERIIIDDEIISNEPQVNVGDTFNGATVGVIDYSFGNFKLLNTQALPSVTSGGLQREVTHLTPTAHQLTVATFNVENLDPGDNDTKFNSLAGAIVNNLKSPDIISLEEIQDNNGPTNDSVVDASQTYQKLISAITSTGGPTYEFRQINPVDDTNGGEPGGNIRVGFLFNPNRVSFVDRPGGSSTTNTTVSNANGFPLLSDSPGLIDPTNPAFDNSRKPLVGEFVFNGQTVYVVGNHFNSKGGDQPLFGANQPPTLTSEVQRNQQATIVRDFVQSILASDPNANVVVAGDLNDFQFSNPVNTIESAGLTNLIETLPLNEQYTYVFDGNSQVLDHILVSSNLLHNLDGFDVVHINSEFADQTSDHDPSVARFHLSPSIINGTPRKDTLVGTFKGDTITGFLNKDTITTGTGSDLIVYTKFGDRGDTITDFTVGADKLVFTELLDKVGYNGTNAIADGFLGFEQKGANAVVLFDPSGFGKHHQRAFITLENVSAVALNDVNNFVF from the coding sequence ATGGCAGACTTATATTTCTCTGAGTACATTGAGGGTAGTAGTAACAACAAAGCATTAGAGATTTACAATAGTACAGGATCTGCTATCGATTTGGCAGTGGAAAACTACGTTGTACAATATTATTTCAATGGCTCCACTACTGCTGGTCTGACAATCAATCTCACTGGCACAGTGGCAAACGGTGATGTCTTTGTCCTTGCTCAAAGTAGCGCTAATTCCACGATTCTTGCACAAGCCGATCTAACTAATGGTGCGGGATGGTTTAATGGCGATGATGCAATTGTGTTGCGTAAAGGTGGTGTTAATGGTACAATAATTGATTCTATTGGTCAGATAGGTATGGATCCAGGTACTGAATGGGGTACTGGACTGACTAGCACAGCTGACAACACCTTGCGCCGCAAAACAAGTGTGACAATGGGCGATACCAACCCTAATGATGCCTTCGATCCAAGCACTGAATGGGATGGCTTCCCCACAGATACGTTCGACAATTTAGGAACCTACGGTGGACTACCTCCATCAACTTTGAGTTTGAGTGTTTCTCCGACAAGCTTTTCAGAAGCAGCAGGTAATAATGCAGCTACAGCAACAGTCACCCGCACGGGAAGTACAACAAATGAACTCACTGTCACTTTAACTAGCAGTGACACAACTGAGGCAACTGTTCCCACATCAGTCGTAATTGCGGCTGGACAAGCTTCTGCCACATTTGCAGTGACTGCTGTTGATGATGCGATCGCAGATGGTTCCCAAAATGTCTCTTTGACTGCTACTGCAACTGAATTTGGTAGTAGTACAACTAACGTTACTGTGACAGATAACGATGCACCTGCGGTACGCATCCGTGACATTCAAGGCACAGCACATACTTCACCTTTAAATGGTCAATTAGTAAGTAATGTAGCTGGTGTCGTTACAGCTTTACGTTCCAACGGTTTCTACCTGCAAGACCCCAACCCAGATAATAATGATGCTACTTCAGAAGGCATTTTTGTCTTCACCTCTTCTACACCGACAATAGCTGTAGGAAATTCTGTGTTAGTTAGCGGTAGGGTGTCGGAGTTTCGTCCTGGTGGAGCTAGTACTGGTAACCTAACTACCACTCAAATTTCCAGCCCAACAATTACTACTGTCTCTACAGGTAACGCGTTACCTGCTCCGATAATTCTAGGTAATGGCGGACGTGCAATTCCTACTCAAGTTATTAGCGATGACGCTGCAAATGGCAATGTAGAAAACTCCGGTACGGTGTTTGACCCTGCACAAGACGGCATTGACTTCTATGAAAGCTTAGAAGGAATGCAAGTGCAGGTCAATAATGCTGTGGCGGTTGGACCAACGAATAATTTTGGCGAAATTCCGGTATTGGCAGACAATGGCGCAAATGCTAGCGTTCGCACGTCTCGTGGTGGAATTATAATTCAACCTGGTGATTTTAATCCAGAGCGAATTATTATTGATGATGAGATTATCTCCAACGAACCGCAGGTGAATGTGGGAGATACATTTAACGGAGCAACTGTTGGGGTTATTGACTACAGTTTTGGGAACTTTAAGCTGTTGAATACCCAAGCTTTGCCCAGTGTAACTTCTGGAGGCTTGCAGCGTGAAGTTACGCATCTGACTCCCACTGCTCATCAGCTGACAGTTGCCACTTTCAACGTAGAAAATCTCGATCCCGGTGATAATGATACTAAGTTCAATAGCCTTGCTGGTGCTATTGTTAATAACCTCAAGTCACCAGATATTATCTCTTTAGAAGAGATTCAGGACAATAACGGACCAACAAATGACAGCGTTGTTGATGCCAGCCAAACTTACCAAAAATTGATTAGTGCGATCACATCTACTGGTGGTCCTACCTATGAATTTCGCCAGATTAATCCAGTAGACGATACCAATGGTGGAGAACCTGGTGGAAATATCCGAGTAGGCTTCCTATTTAATCCCAACCGAGTCAGTTTTGTGGATCGTCCGGGTGGTAGTTCTACGACCAACACTACAGTCAGCAACGCCAATGGTTTTCCCTTACTTTCCGACAGCCCTGGTTTGATCGATCCCACCAACCCCGCCTTCGACAACAGCCGCAAGCCTCTGGTTGGTGAATTCGTTTTCAACGGTCAAACTGTCTATGTTGTTGGCAACCATTTCAACTCAAAAGGTGGTGACCAACCTCTATTTGGAGCAAATCAACCACCAACACTGACTAGTGAAGTCCAGCGCAATCAACAAGCCACGATAGTCAGAGACTTTGTCCAAAGTATTCTGGCAAGTGACCCCAATGCTAATGTAGTGGTAGCAGGTGACTTGAATGATTTTCAGTTCTCCAACCCCGTCAACACCATCGAAAGCGCTGGGCTAACAAATCTCATTGAAACCCTACCTCTTAATGAACAATACACTTACGTCTTTGATGGCAACTCCCAAGTTCTTGACCATATTTTGGTAAGTAGCAATTTGTTGCATAACTTGGATGGGTTTGATGTGGTTCATATCAACTCCGAGTTTGCCGATCAAACGAGCGACCACGATCCCAGTGTGGCACGGTTTCACCTCTCACCGAGCATAATTAATGGAACACCGAGAAAAGACACCTTAGTAGGAACTTTTAAAGGTGATACCATTACTGGCTTCCTAAATAAGGATACCATTACTACTGGTACTGGTAGTGACTTGATTGTCTATACAAAGTTTGGGGATAGAGGCGATACCATTACTGACTTTACAGTTGGTGCTGACAAACTTGTCTTCACCGAGTTGCTTGACAAAGTTGGCTACAACGGAACTAATGCAATTGCTGATGGCTTTTTGGGTTTTGAGCAAAAAGGTGCAAATGCTGTGGTTCTTTTCGATCCTAGTGGTTTTGGAAAACACCATCAAAGAGCGTTTATCACTCTAGAGAATGTTTCAGCTGTGGCTCTTAATGATGTCAATAACTTTGTGTTTTAA
- a CDS encoding M23 family metallopeptidase has protein sequence MYSVSHFKNKSKTNSRVTNALLGVFAALPVVFASPARALQVQVSPESPQLGDTISVIVNLDNADPGNNVTVTSGNEKYPAYEIAPNQYRALIPTTPLETSGNRNIQVSGEGQVQNLTLQVRSRKFPVQRINLPPSKAGVKATEHEVQRVGAFKALQTPEKYWKGPFLAPNRGRVSTIYGIRRYYNGKFAKDYYHRGLDYAGGAGSPVVAPAAGRVALVGRVSEGFRVHGNVVGIDHGQGVTSVFLHLSRINVKQGDFVQPGQVLGAVGSTGASTGPHLHWGLYVNGKSIDPVPWRKQEVR, from the coding sequence GTGTATAGCGTTAGCCATTTTAAGAACAAATCAAAAACCAACAGCCGTGTAACCAATGCTCTCCTTGGGGTCTTTGCTGCTTTACCTGTTGTATTCGCGTCACCTGCACGGGCTCTGCAAGTACAAGTTAGCCCAGAATCTCCTCAATTGGGAGACACCATATCAGTTATCGTGAATTTAGATAATGCCGATCCCGGTAACAATGTAACCGTTACCAGTGGGAATGAAAAGTATCCTGCATATGAAATTGCACCAAATCAATATCGTGCTTTAATCCCTACCACACCATTAGAAACCTCTGGAAATAGAAACATCCAAGTATCGGGAGAAGGACAGGTACAGAATTTGACCTTACAAGTACGGTCTCGCAAGTTTCCAGTTCAACGAATTAATTTACCTCCCTCAAAAGCAGGAGTCAAAGCCACAGAACACGAAGTTCAACGTGTTGGGGCTTTTAAGGCGTTGCAAACACCAGAAAAATATTGGAAAGGTCCTTTCCTAGCACCAAATAGAGGACGAGTTAGCACAATTTATGGCATACGTCGCTACTATAATGGTAAATTTGCTAAGGATTACTACCATCGAGGTCTTGACTATGCTGGAGGTGCAGGTTCACCTGTCGTTGCTCCGGCGGCTGGGCGAGTCGCATTGGTTGGTAGAGTCTCGGAAGGATTTCGAGTTCACGGTAATGTAGTTGGTATCGATCACGGGCAAGGTGTAACAAGCGTTTTTTTGCACCTAAGCCGCATTAATGTGAAACAGGGTGATTTTGTTCAACCCGGTCAAGTTCTTGGTGCGGTTGGTTCAACAGGCGCTTCCACGGGACCTCATCTACACTGGGGTTTGTATGTCAATGGTAAGTCTATTGACCCAGTACCCTGGCGAAAACAAGAAGTTAGATAA
- a CDS encoding SulP family inorganic anion transporter, producing the protein MQLTNRIHLRNLRGDLFGGVTAAIVSLPMALAFGVASGAGPVAGLYGAVCVGFFAALFGGTPTLISEPTGPMTVVMTGIIANLVATNPENGMVMAFTVVMLAGLFQIIFGIFRLGRYITLMPYSVISGFMSGIGVILVLLQIAPFLGQASPKGGIVGILQNLPQLLANMKPAETILGLLTLAILFLMPSKLKRILPPQLLALVLGTVVSLVFFSSADIRRIGEIPMGLPNLQLPVFSPNKITTMVLDGAVLGLLGCIDTLLTAVIADSLTRTHHKSDKELIGQGIGNLISGLFGGLPGAGATMGTVVNIQTGAQTAVSGLTRALILLVVVLWAAPLTQPIPMAVLAGIALKVGIDILDWSFLKRAHKVSFQAMLLMYGVLLLTVLVDLIVAVGIGVFIANIVTIERLSNLQAQEVKIITDADDDIVLGDEEKLLLNKANGRVLLFYLSGPMIFGVAKAIAREHTAMQEADVLILDLTDVPLLGVTASLAIENVVKDAWDRGLQVFIVNANPTIQQRLERLGLISLISPKHILNSRLEALQQSASLIRGRAVMVDNTTLSTV; encoded by the coding sequence ATGCAATTGACTAACCGTATTCACTTGAGAAACCTTCGTGGAGATCTATTCGGAGGTGTTACTGCTGCGATTGTTTCATTGCCTATGGCACTAGCATTTGGTGTAGCCTCCGGTGCAGGACCTGTAGCTGGTCTTTATGGTGCAGTCTGTGTTGGCTTTTTTGCTGCTCTTTTCGGAGGGACTCCAACCCTGATTTCTGAACCTACGGGACCGATGACCGTAGTGATGACAGGAATTATAGCAAATCTTGTAGCTACCAATCCAGAGAATGGCATGGTCATGGCGTTTACTGTCGTCATGCTTGCTGGGCTTTTTCAAATCATCTTCGGCATATTTCGATTGGGTAGATATATTACCCTCATGCCCTACAGCGTGATTTCAGGCTTTATGTCTGGAATTGGTGTCATATTAGTTCTTCTCCAAATAGCTCCATTTCTCGGTCAGGCTTCTCCTAAAGGTGGCATAGTCGGTATACTGCAAAATCTGCCCCAGCTTCTAGCAAACATGAAGCCGGCGGAAACGATTTTGGGATTGCTAACACTGGCAATTCTTTTCTTGATGCCATCGAAACTGAAGCGCATTCTTCCACCACAACTGTTGGCATTAGTTCTAGGAACGGTTGTTTCCCTTGTCTTCTTTTCTAGTGCTGACATCCGAAGGATTGGCGAAATTCCCATGGGGTTGCCTAATCTACAACTGCCAGTTTTTAGCCCCAACAAAATTACAACGATGGTGCTTGATGGGGCGGTGCTGGGATTGTTGGGATGTATTGATACCTTACTGACTGCAGTAATTGCTGATAGTTTAACTCGCACACATCACAAATCTGACAAAGAATTAATTGGTCAAGGGATTGGCAATTTGATTTCAGGGCTTTTTGGTGGATTGCCTGGTGCTGGGGCAACAATGGGTACGGTAGTTAATATTCAGACAGGTGCTCAGACAGCGGTGTCTGGTCTGACTCGTGCATTAATTCTGTTGGTTGTTGTCTTATGGGCAGCACCGTTGACTCAGCCAATTCCAATGGCAGTGCTAGCAGGTATTGCACTTAAGGTTGGTATTGATATCTTAGATTGGAGTTTCCTAAAACGCGCTCACAAAGTTTCTTTCCAAGCCATGCTTCTCATGTATGGCGTGTTACTCCTGACAGTTTTGGTTGACTTGATTGTTGCAGTTGGGATTGGAGTTTTTATTGCCAATATTGTCACAATCGAACGTCTTTCCAATCTTCAAGCTCAAGAAGTCAAGATCATTACTGATGCTGACGATGATATTGTCCTCGGTGATGAAGAGAAACTGTTACTGAATAAAGCAAATGGACGGGTGTTATTGTTCTACTTGAGCGGACCGATGATTTTCGGTGTTGCTAAAGCGATCGCCCGCGAACATACTGCAATGCAAGAAGCAGATGTCCTCATTCTGGATTTAACTGATGTACCGCTTTTGGGTGTGACAGCTTCTTTGGCTATAGAAAATGTTGTCAAGGATGCTTGGGATCGCGGTCTTCAGGTCTTCATTGTTAATGCTAATCCAACAATCCAACAACGGCTGGAACGGTTGGGTTTGATCTCACTGATTTCACCAAAGCACATTTTGAACAGTCGCTTAGAGGCACTACAACAATCTGCTAGCCTAATTAGGGGAAGAGCAGTTATGGTAGATAACACTACTCTATCGACTGTGTAA
- a CDS encoding class I SAM-dependent methyltransferase: protein MDIFFEIYKDLPRQGPGNNESTRKVFSLLTDLSPNPSILDVGCGTGMQTIELAKLTDGNITAVDNHQPYLEQLKSQLLVEGLAEKVVTVNASMLSLKFEAKSFDVIWSEGAIYIIGFEKGLQTWQPFLKAKGYLVVSEISWLKSNPPTEVQEYWQANYPNIQTIESNLRIVEDLGYRKVGHFVLPASGWWDSYYTPLEERIRFLREQYKDSEAMNKELDNSLLEIEFYRKYSDWYGYVFYLMQVL from the coding sequence ATGGACATTTTTTTTGAGATTTATAAAGACTTGCCCAGACAAGGTCCGGGTAATAACGAATCAACGCGAAAGGTGTTTTCACTGCTAACAGATTTATCACCAAACCCATCTATTTTAGATGTTGGTTGCGGAACTGGAATGCAAACCATTGAATTAGCTAAACTGACAGATGGAAACATTACTGCTGTAGATAACCATCAACCATATTTAGAACAATTAAAAAGCCAGTTACTTGTTGAAGGATTGGCAGAGAAAGTTGTGACTGTTAATGCATCAATGTTGTCTCTGAAGTTTGAAGCGAAGAGTTTTGATGTTATTTGGTCAGAAGGTGCTATTTATATCATTGGCTTTGAAAAGGGTCTTCAAACTTGGCAACCTTTTTTAAAAGCTAAAGGGTATTTAGTTGTATCAGAAATTTCTTGGTTGAAGTCCAATCCCCCTACTGAAGTTCAGGAATATTGGCAAGCTAATTACCCCAATATACAAACAATTGAAAGCAATCTTAGGATTGTGGAAGATTTAGGATACAGAAAAGTAGGACATTTTGTTCTTCCTGCGTCGGGATGGTGGGATAGTTACTATACTCCTTTAGAGGAAAGGATAAGGTTTTTAAGGGAGCAATACAAAGACAGCGAAGCAATGAATAAAGAATTAGATAATTCTCTATTGGAAATAGAATTTTATCGGAAGTATTCCGACTGGTATGGGTATGTTTTTTATTTAATGCAAGTCCTTTAA